aaaaataaaataaaaagtcaaACACAAAGACAGACATTCCTTTCGATTCAAAGCAGTTGAGCTGATTCTTCCTTTTCATAGAAAATGATGTGgaccttttttattttatttatttattgattcATAAATAATTAttaaaaaattaaatacattCACTATAATacgattaaataaaaataaaacgtcTATTTACAAGTAGTGGAAAGTATTCTACCGCAGATGCATCTTGGGTGGTTGAGCAGGATGAGGATTCAGTGCAATGATCTTGAACAGGAAATGGTATTGCACTAAGACACCCGGTTGACATTGTGTGGGACTCTTTGGGTGTTCGGATCCCTGTTGTACTGTAGCAACACCAGCGTTACAAGTCTGTCTGTTGACATTTCACTTTAACCGCCCCGGGTTCGTCCCAAAGGTACAGACGGACTAGCATCATCATCTTGTCGTTCCCAAAACGTGGTGCCTCTGCTATGAAATGTCAAATAATGTTATTAGAGGTCTGGTTTGAGACAGTGATGATGATCGGTAAAACAACACCCAAACTGATGGATTAGTTTATTTGCTTGAGAAGCTCTGTCCATCTCTTATCAAAGAACTTCCTCATGTTGTGTCCCGCTCGCCCAATGTCTGAATTGTCTTCATTAAACTTTTCACAGTTATCAAAAACCAGGTTGACGTCAATAATGAAAGTCTCCAGATTCTGATACCTGAAACGAGAGGTACAGATCATTTCGAGTAAATGAGTAAAACACTCGATTTGTATGTTATTTCTTCCTGGTTACGTGACTAGATCAGAAAAAAACTCTGGGTTAGTCATAGTATGACTACTAGGGAGTGGATAGTAATAGTGTCATATTAATAGTGAACTCACTGGCTGCTGATGAGCTTCTCTCTGATGGTGGCGAAGTCCATGGGCTTCTTGATGACCTTCCTGTAACCAGGGATCCCCTTGGTGTTGACGGGGTTGAGGAAGGGCCAGGCATCCTGGTGGCGCTCCAACTCAGCCAGGAGCACCCTGcagaagagaacacacacacacgtcacaaagGGAATGGTAACAGTACATTGGACCTTCAATTATTTAGAGAGGCTGAACGCAATGCCCCAGGCAAATACATTTACAACCCGCATCTACATTTACATAAGCAACTCACTGATTAAAGTGATGATACTTGTGCTTAGAAAATGACTCAAAGGTTTATGGTGTAGTACAGTACCTGCACAAACCCAGGTCTCTGTTGTTGTCTCTGGCTGTCTTGGCTCTCTTCACACACACCATAGGGCTCTCCTGACTGGGTGACGTGGGTGGGGCCTGGGACGGGGCggggctctcctctcctttcctcttcctgcTGGGGGGCTCTTTCGCTCCTCCTCCTTTCTTCGGGGTGCTGTTGGCGCTCGCCGAGTCGTCCTCTGACACCTCCACGTTACCGTTACTGTTGCCGGCCTGCTTCCCATTCCGCTTGGCCTCAGCAGCGGTGGGTTTCTTCCCACTTCCACCCGCCACCGGTTTGCTGGGCAGCTTCTTGTTCTTGGGAGATGGGCCGCTCGcctgaggggagaggggaggaggacaaAGATTCATGCCGATGTACTTACAAAGCAATGGCACTTAGCATATTGTGTACACAGTGTTGTTGAATTACCTACTTTGAAATAATATATGATATGAAAATGACAGTTACATGATGTACTTTGAAATAATGTACATGCCTGATATGCATGTCTGACATACTTCTACATTAAGGTAAGATATGTAAATGTTGAACAGTGGCCTGGACAGTTTAGCTCACCTTGGATATGCAGGCGGGGCAGTACCAGTCCCCCTCGGGGATGGTGGTGATCTTGGGTTTGTGACAGTACGTGTGGCAGCCTTTGTCACAGCCGTCACACAGCAGGAGCAGGTCCTCGTTGTCACCCTTCCTGCAGATCTGACAGTACTGAAAGCAGACAACGCAGTGTCACCTCAAACCCAAGGGATGGATTACGAATCAACATTTACCAAGATATAAATTGGAATCCACTCCCTAAAGGACTTGAAATGCTCTCCAATGACACACAGTATTCACTTCCCTAGCATATTGAAATTCCGTGCCAGCCAGCTACAGTCGTTGAGGTGTTACTCACCACTTTCATGATGGACCTCTCCCAGGCGATGGACTTCTGGAGCTGCTGGAGACACATGGCCAGCTGGGCGGCACTGCGGACGTCGCCCAGGGCCTTCCTCCACACCTTCATCCCATGGGCCACCTCCTCCTCGCCCCTGTGGAAGGCAACACAGATGTCAGAGGAATGGACGCATACAAACAGGAAACGGAAAGTCGGGACACGTACGCATGCAGGCAGGTACACACGCTCAATCATTCGCTTTCCAACATAAACACTTgcccatacacagacacacacccactgtCACCACAACTAGCTGAAACTACAGCTGTGCAGACAGACGCAGGTATGAGAGTGAGTGAGGGTGGGTGGCAGGCAGCAGGGATATATGGGTACAGATACACACACCGCCAGGGAGGAGTGATGCCTATGTATATGCCGGGAGAGGAGGGAAAATAATGGTAGGGGGGATGAGGTGGACGATTACTGACGCATAACACCATGCAGACGGCCAGACAAAGTCAACGGGGAAAAACATTCGCCACACTGTGAGTCAACCCCAAACCAGAAGACAACCATAAAATACACAATAAAAGAGGCAAAACCAAAAAAGCGACAGCATAGGTAGACGTCTTTttgaaaaatgaaacaaaaaaaaGCACACAGAAGTGTTTGCTTGAATGCTGAGTGGATGACCTACCCTTCCCTGTCAGCACTACTGGATGGAGCGGGGACAGTGACGGTACCGATAGCCCCCACATTATCCAGCCTGATCTGAATGGTGGTACCTAAGGGGCTCCTCAGGTACCTTCTCTCGATGTTCCTCTCCAGGTCCGCCAGCCGCGTCACCGCTATGTCCAGAGGGTTGTCCGCGTGACGCACCACGCCGCCCGCCTTGTGGTCCGCCTTGTCCTCCGGTTGGTCTTTGTCGGCAGCGCCGCCCGCCGCTGGTTGGTGTTTGGGGAGGGGCTTGTGCTCGTGGTAGACCAGGTCCTCCCTCTCTGATTGGGGCTCGGGGTACATCCAGCCCTGCGCAGAGAATGTTGGGTAATGCAGTCTTTAGGTTCAAACTCCTACGGTCTTAAATAACAACCTATTCCCTGGCTACTGTCACTAGATCTTGGTTAACATTTAGACTTGAAAAGGTTAGTGAGTGACCCCCGCTACAATTCATTACTTTTGAACAGAGGCCTATATTTTCTCCAATGGATAAGGATGAGAGCTATAATAAAAGGAAGCTTCTCATTTGTTGAtgtcgttgttgttgtttaccttgacCTGCAAGCTGGCGGTGGTGACCTTCCTCTCCAGCTCCTCCACCTGCTGCAGCACAGCGATGTCCATCTCCATGGCCTGCTCCTCCACACACCACCCCCGCACTGACTCCACACTCACCTGGCTCTCCTCCAGCTCACACAGCTCTATCATGGCCGCTGCAGATTGGGGAGGCAGGACGGCATTAGAGACCAGTCATACACTCCATAGACACAGCATACATATTATTCGCACATCAGACCCAACATCCACGGCCTTGCTTTTGTCGCTCGATACTCCCTCCCCAACGCAacaacaaaaccacacacactcttaccacacacacacacacacacacacacacacgcacacatacacacagattaAGAATTCAATATCCAGACACAAAGAGCTGTTCAATCAGAAACCATGTGAACGTTAACAAATCTGGCTTTGATGTCAGACTCATATTGAGCAGTCAGTCATGCGTCATGTACCAAATGTCAACTCATTGTGAAGCGCAGGTGCTTGGAGTGTGCTCAGTAGGGGTAGAGCTACTCAGGGCTGTCATAACACAGTGCTCAATCAGACTCCAACGCAAAAGTCTTTGTGAAAGTCTGGGCCTTCCAGTCGGAGTGCTGCTCAGTTTCACTGACACAAAATCAAAGCTACTTTATTCATCGGGATCTGTTGGCTAAATCTACTCTGTAAAGGCTATGCAGATTGCTAAAGATTGGGTAAGTGAGGGACCTAccgcctgtgtttgtgtctgaatTAGTACTCACCGTCTCGGTGCTTGGTGCAGACCTGTGGGATGAGCTCCATGTATTTGTGCATCTGTCGGTGCAGGCCCTTCTCTCTGACTCCCCGGCTGTGGAGGGACTCCACCAGGGAGCGCAGCTCCTCACTGTCTGACACTCGCCACCAGCCTGACAGCATctctgcgcgcacacacacacacacacacacacacaacacacaacacacacacacacacatatataaataAACGTatagacatttttttttaaataacttaagACGTATTCTGATACAGAACACACTCCAgtgctgttctctctcctcaagaGATTCCTTTCTTCCACCCAGTAGAACAAAATAAATTATTCATTCTTATGACTCAGTGAATGAATAAAGGTTAACTGAATAAATAGATGACTCATCCCACACacgcgctcgcacacacacacacgctcaccctCAGGGATGGGCCGTGGTGTGGGGTGATCCGAGTGCTTGGGCACCTCCATCATGGTGGGAGAGGGCACCGTGGACGAGAGCTTTTCGCCGGGAGGAACAGGCGACTCGCTCTTGCTGGAGACGCTGGCCTGGCCTGAGTGGCCTGGCAGGGGGCTGCTGCAGAAGGGCAGCTGGCTGGGGCTCATCattccactgggccagccaccgCAGAACGCTGAGAGACCCAGCAACGACCCGCCAGCCTTACCCTAGAGGGGGCAGATACATACACAGACACTTCAATATCATGATTAGAAAAACTAATGTGTATCACTACACTTAGGGCTATAGCTTCAAACAGAACCTACATTCTTCTGATGTTACATTTATTCATAGGATTTTCCATTATCAGCTTCTACTACCGGTATAAATCATTAGGACAAGGGGTCTGTCCTGGCAGCGTACTGACCTGCAGGGCTGACAGAGGGTAGTTGATGAAGCCAGCTGGATGGTGGGGGCTGGCTGAGGACGACGCTGCAGAGGGGGTGAGAGGCAGGGCGGGGGAGGCCGGGGGAGACCTGGGCCGTGTGAGGCTGGAGGAGGGCAGCGGGGAGGACTGGAGAGGGCCGGGccctggggagggagaggtggttaGGGAGGTGTCGTCACAGGGGGAGCGGGGGAGCAGGGTGAACCAGTGACCGCTCCTCTCTGTCAGGACCCTGAGGAGCTGGTCACTGGGGAGGTACTGGAGCTGTGgaggggtaggggttagggtggaggtcTTCATAGGGCTGAAAAGCTGGGGTGGGGGgctcaggagagaggagaacgaggagggagacgaggtggaggtggggaagcCGGGCTTGGCCTCCTCGCACGGCAGGTTCGGCGCCGTCAACGCACAGGGGCTTGTAGGTAAGGCGGGTAGAGAGGCGTTGTGGGCGGCATAGGATGGTGGTGTTGTTATTGTTGTCGTGGTAACAGAGGGTGGCGTGGGGCTGCCGTTGTATTTGGGACGGGGGTCTGCCTCGGCTTCGCGGGTTTCCTTGGCAACGTCCTTAGCGACATGGAGGAGCGTGGTCAGTTTGGAGAGAGAGGCTGACTGCAAGAGGAAAAGATTGGGAGAacctttcttctcctccttcccttcctctgaCCCCACGGCGGTGTAgacgctcctctcctcctcgccGACGCCCCCAGGTTTCTTCTTCTGCACCTCCTCCTCCTGCGGCTCCTCCTTGATGTGCACCTCCCCTGCTgccgtcctcctcctctccctctctttgtccaGCTCCCCCGCAGCTTCTCCGCTCTCCATGGCCTCGATGAAGACCCCTCCGCAGTGGGGCAGAACCCAGTAGCGCCGGCGGTACCGGTCCTGGCCGTACATCATGGAGCGCAGGGAGTGGGACGCCTCAAACAGCTTCCTCCTCACCTGGTGCTGTTGCTGTGAAACCAAGCAAGACCGTCATGACCTGAGTTATAACTAAATCAATGAATCAATAATATCTAACTATTTAGTATTGTTCTTCCACAGAGATGGAACTCTCAGATCTCCGGATGGAAGGACTTACCTTGGCTAGCTTCTCTATCTGTTTCTCCAGCTCCTCCACACTAATTGATTGGTCCCCATCGTCCTCGTCACACGTTTCCACTTTCTTCCCCttcttcatctcctcctcctcttcctcgtcaTCTTCATCGGCCAGGTCGTCGCTGTCTTCGTCTTCATCATCGTCCTCGTCGCTTTCTGCTCCGGCCTTTCTCTTGCGTTTGAGGCCAGAGGAAGGTGTACCCAGGGGCTGGGTCTCCTCCCCTCCCATGCTGGCATCTCTCTTCCCGGTCCGCTTGGCATGGATGGTCCtcaacctggagagagagaaacacacaggtgAGCTttcagaagcacacacacacacacacacacacacacacacacacacacacacacacacacacacacacacacacacacacacacacacacacacacacacacacccgtcaaCACACGCCACTTACTTTTTGAGTTTGCCCTCGATCAGCCACTTGTCCTTCCTCATGTTGGTCATGTGATCAAGATTCTTGTCGATCTCACTGTAGAAACAGAGTAAGATACAGTATATGTCAGTTCACACGTACAGGTAACTATGGAAACAGTGAGTAAATGAGGGACACAAAGtacattgaaagcaggtgcttccacacaggtgtggttcctgagttaattcaGCAATTAACATCCTATCATGGTTAggatcatgtataaaaatgctgggcatgcCATTATTTTGCTACCATGGCTAtgtccccataggatgacaatgtcccCATCCACAAGCACAAgcaagtggtcactgaatggtttgatgagcatgaaaacgatgtaaaccatatgccgtGGCCGTCTCAATCATCAGATCTCAACTCATTTCaaaacttatgggagattctggagcagtgcctgagacagcgttttccaccaccatcaacaaaccaCCAAataatggaatttcttgtggaagaatggtgtccgATCCCTCCAACAGAGTTatagacacttgtagaatctatgccaaggtgcactgaagctgttctggtACGTGGTGGCCcgacgccctattaagacactttatgttgggggtttcctttattttggcagttacctctaGTTAACACAAGCAGtacaatttttctctctctctctgtagagtgaATAGCCTGCAGCACTAGTATCCCTCCATTCTCGTGAATAATTGATGTATTGGCTTCTCTCTCTATCAAAATTGAATCCCACTCCAGATTAGCTGATCTATCCAGAGTCTTACACAGCATTAATAAAACACGACAGCATTAGCAGCAGAGTGAAGTCAACTGAACGTCATTATTTGTAAGGAGCTAAAAGGCAGCAGGCTCACAACGGTATGGAAGCCTCCTGTACACTAAACCGTTCACACTGGCTCCACCTAATAAGACAGGAAGGGACGGCGATGCCTGATCTACAAGGATGTCCTCTCATGCTCGTGAAATGTTGTCTGCATATCCTGTCAGTAAAACCAGTAAAAACATAGAATccatatttggatttcatgtttGATCTCCTTACCTCCAATAATCTATTCCCTTGTAGCTCCACTGGTATGAAGCCTGTGTGATGTACAGCGCTGGCAGGTCAGCATCTCTCCTCCTACCTGTCTACGCTTTTGCTGCAGATAGAACCTGACTTTTAATTGTTTAGTTTCAAATGTTCTTTCGTCCCTCCTTCTGACGGCGCTCTTGCTGCAGCATTATCTATTTAAATGTTTGGCGTCTCCTGTTCTTTACTCCTACCTGACGACACTTGCTGCAGCATTATCTATTTAAATGTTTGGCGTCTCCTGTTCTTTACTCCTACCTGACGACACTTGCTGCAGCATTATCTATTTAACTGTTTGGCGTCTCCTGTTCTTTACTCCTACCTAACGGCGCTCTTGCTGCAGCATTATCTATTTAACTGTTTGGCGTCTCCTGTTCTTTTCTCCTACCTGACGACGCTCTTGCTGCAGCATTATCTATTTAACTGTTTGGCGTCTCCTGTTCTTTACTCCTACCTGACGACACTCTTGCTGCAGCATTATCTATTTAAATGTTTGGCGTCTCCTGTTCTTTACTCCTACCTGACGACACTCTTGCTGCAGCATTATCTATTTAAATGTTTGGCGTCTCCTGTTCTTTTCTCCTACCTGACGACACTCTTGCTGCAGCATTATCTATTCAAATGTTTGGCGTCTCCTGTTCTTTACTCCTACCTGACGACACTCTTGCTGCAGGCCAGCTCATTGGCCAGGAAGCCTAGTATGGAGGCCTTCTGGGCGGGGGTGTGGGCCTGGAAGGCCTTGGTCTTCAGGCTGAGGGCCAGCTCAGCCAGCTCAGTCTGTCCACAATGGGCCCCCATGTACATCTGCAGCACCTCCGACACATTGTCCCGGTTGATGCCCACGTTGGTCAGATGGTCCCCCAGCATGGTCTTGgtctggggggagaggagagagacaggaggggtgagtcATGGAAGATAGAGGGAAAGACAGCATGGTCTTggtctgggggagaggagagagacaggaggggtgagtcATGGAAGATAGAGGGAAAGACAGCATGGTCTTGgtctggggggagaggagagagacaggaggggtgagtcAGGGAAGATAGAGGGAAAGACAGCATGGTCTTGgtctggggggagaggagagagacaggaggggtgagtcAGGGAAGATAGAGGGAAAGACAGCATGGTCTTGGTCTAGAAGGGGATGTCAGGAGGGTTGGGTGGTGATAGAGTGGTCGCCATGTACACTTTCCAGGGGAGTGTTGACTCATAGACAAtggactggtttcccagacacagattaagtccTAGACTAAAAAGCATGTTCAGTGGAGATTCTCCATAGAAAGTGCTTCTTAGTTCTTAGTCTAAGACTAGGCTTAACCTGTGTCTGGAAAAGCGGACCAATGTGTGTAGGCTTTTATTCAGAACATGCTTGGTATGTTCCTGTACATGTACAGTATCTCACCTTGTGTCCAGGGGGCAGTCCAGGGTCACACACGGCCAGGGAGAGGAGTCTGACCAGCAGGTCCTGGACGTGTCCCATGCTGTCTCCCACGTTGagcaggccctcctgcagcatgCCCAGGGTGGGTACGTCCACCCCCACATCGAAGCCCAGCACCTTCCCAAAGCCGCGTAGGAACTGCATCAGCATCAGGCAGTCAGACACCGCACCCCCCGGCAAGATCAGGCCAGGGATTCTGGAAAACTCTGGAAGAGGCTGGAAGGAAAggtaaggagagaaggagggatgttTAGGATACATCTCACATGACACCCTGGGACTCCTATAGTGCCCTATGTGGACGGCACTATATGGGGAGTAGTGTGACTAACATGTTGCAATGCCAATGACTGAATTTTCTATGCCAATGACTGAATCACATTAGTAATGgcaactttttttgggggggggggtttcattAGTAAACATGTGGGGGGTTATTATCTCGTCCCTCCTTATGCATTACTCTCTTTAGCCACTTGATGGCAGTGTACAGCACAAACCGTGTCCAGTACTCAGGTTTCACATATGacagataacagatatactgtacattacatACCATTGTGATGATACAATGCACTTAACCACCCATAACCCAAACCTAGACAATATTAACTTGTCAGTTCAAATATATATAATGTAAAAGAGATGTAACTACATTAAACGGCCACCTACAATTTGGAAAGCTAGGTCCCTTTAATGATGTCACCCTTCAGACATCACGTAGGACTGAATCATGGGCAAGACGGGTAATTTATTACCTTATGATCGGCCAGACACATGTCTTCATTTGGCTTCTTCAGCTCCCTGGCAATCTCCAGTTCCAGCCTCCTCAGCTCCAATTTCCGCTCCTTGTTCAGGCGTTTCTCATCCCTCTTTTCCTGCCGCAAGCGCTCGCGCTCCTGAAGGccccagagaaggagagaggaggggagagataatGGGCTCACGCCAGTGGAGGTAAAACAGACAAGAATGTCAGGCCGAGTCTGCTGAGTAGTTTTAGAATTCAGCCCGGCGCCCCTGCCTGCGCTCTCAAAGAAAAAGAGCTCGAGGGCCATTCTTTTGACTCAGTTAGTGTATTGAAGAAATGAAaagtagaaggaggagagagggattggATGGGTTCAGGAAGAGTGGGACCttctggcgtgtgtgtgtgtgtgttgtgtgtgtgtgtgttgtgtgtgtgtgtgttgtgtgtgtgtgtcacatacCTCTGCTTTCTTGCGAGCCTCCACCGCCTTCATGAGCATCCCATGTTgccgtctcctctccctctcctagcagagcagagaaaacacacacacacacacgttacacacCGGAGAAGGTGTAACCTCCACAGGTGAAGTCAGAGAGGTGGACAGAAGGAGGAAAACCACCATTCACCTCCATCAGGGTGAGGTTTTCACATACAGCAACACGTACAGTTGAAGCTGAGGTTAAGAAGACAACGGTACGAATGACGACAACCAGAAAGCATCAGAGGGAGAATGCGGTAGATGGTGATGACGGGGTCAAAAAGAGAAGTTAGGGTCAAGCTATGATGCCTCTAGGTAAAAAGCTGACGGAACACACGCAAAATGACTGAGTCATCATAGCCACAAGCCAGTGGGATGAAAACAAACATTGCTCTGTGTATCATCCATCTGTTTAGCTGATAGCCGTTCCAGATTGAAAATAGCCTAAACCTATGGGGGGATATCGAGGGAAGGTCTTACAAGGAGACTTCCCTGGTTGAGGATAGATTGTCTCAAAATGTTTAATTGTAAACAAATAGGATTTGATCAACGGAAAAGCGAGGACAGTGACTGTCTGAAAGGGATGGGGAACTCAGTGATGTGATAAACAGAAGTCAATGAAACAAATCCTCTGGATTCTGCTGCATACAGCATGTAGGGCCAGGAGTTTCTCCAGCTCAGGTTAATATTGTTAGGAAAGACTCCTGGCTCTAACCATGTGCAACAGACATGCTCAACAAGcaatagccagccagccagtcaagcTGCTGGAGAAGACAAGCAGGTACAGCAATAGACAGCAAACCAGTCAGGCTGCTGGAGAAGACAGGCAGGTACAGCAAtagacagccagccagtcagaagaCAGGCAGGTACAGATACAGAACAGAGCAGCAGAACGACTCAGGCTACATTCCAAATGGCAAActcttccctatgtagtgcactacttttgaccaaagtagtgcactatgaggtagtgcactatgccatttcagacgcagccTCAGAGACTCAATGGGACGTAACAGGTGAAAGGGCAGCTCTTTGTGGACGGAGACGGACACAAGCTCAATGTCTGGAACTGGAAAACTCAAGCACTCACAGCCACTCAAAAACAACAGCTAGACAATGGATGTGATGGATGACTCATCGAGAGGAGCGTACTTTCAGACAGTAAGAGTGAGCATGGCAGGGCATGGCCGCCTTTTGCAATGCATTCTGGGGAGTGCGGGGGGAGCTACCGAACCACCGCAGGCGGAGCGAGGTCAGGTGTCTCAGAGCAGATGGAGGCGACACActgttgtgtttgtttgtttgtttgtgtgtttgtttgtttgtttgttttgctgAAAAAGCCATGCAGAATAATGTAGTATGACTGCAGCCAGTGCTACACTTAATGCATTGCTATGACAACCATATCACAACCAGGAAACACGATGCGGTGTTAGATGTACAAAAATAAACATACCCATACCATATCTAGTCTATGCCTCTCCAACTCCTGGCAGAGAGAGTTGGCAAAGTATTATGGAACAGAAATGACAGCAAAAAAAAACAGATTGTTTAGCAGAAAAATACCCAAAGATCAGAAATAAGCCAATAGAATGGAAACTGACCAAAGAGAAACAGTAAAGGGTTTAATAAAATATCTAGTTACACACACAACCttgaaacccacacacacaccctgtaaaCACTGATCTAGCTGAAGTGTATTTAGTATCATTTCAATCATGTCAGAAGAGACAAGGTGTGCTGCTAAAAAGAGCTGCGTACCTGGTGCTTCAAAATGACTGCATGCTGTCTTCGCATTTCTTTCTCCTTCAGGGGAAGACAGAAAAGATGAGGGGAGAAAATCAATACACTTTCATACAGCCACCATCATGAAAATCACTAGGGCTGATGGGATTTCAGACCATTTTACCGAGGAGCTACAGCTCATGCCTAATCTCATTGTCAGACACATCTCATCTGGAAAAAGCTTTGACATTTTGGTTTACATTGAGATGCTGTGTGTAACACAAACTCTCACCTTTATTCGTTTCTCTGCCTCCATAACTTTGGCATTCGCAACCTCTTCTTTCTTTCTCCGTTTAGCCTGCGAATGCAAATCAGGTCAAATGTCATTTCACTGCCAGACatctggacagacagactgacggaCACATGCCACTCCGCCGTTTCGCACCGAGCACTCAAAATATGATATTTTCCTTGTAACAGAAAATGAAACGCATGCCTCACATGCCAGTCAAATGTGTAGAACACAGAGAGTGAATCATGTATCATTTAAATATGTAATTGCAAACAGAAAAAAAATCCTGTTAAGAGTGGCTTGCCAACCGTGTCAACTCAAATTTGATTTAGTCCTGCTAAAATACTTGAGCTCCTACAGTGTAATTGTGTGTGCAAGGGAAAGATATTTTTTTTCCTACCCACTTATGCTAAACTGTTGCTGTTGTCTGATAAAATAGAAAAAAAATGATTTCTGTCTAATTTAAATATGGCCTGACTCTGAGACAGCTAGTGGAGACAGAGATTTTAATATTCAACAGCCGTCAACCAAGACCAATTTAGCATTAGTTCCATGTGGAATTATGCCTGAGACATTACTCCTTCCAACACTGCGGTATTATTCAGTAATAGGCTTGGGTAAGATTAAAATACTATGGACAGAGTAGACTGAAGGCTCTGGGATGCATTTGAGGAGTGGCGTTCTGCTAATTCAGAGAATATGTTCGGTGTTGGGTCAGCTGACTGTAGTACCTCCAGGATCTGTTGTGCCCTCATCTCCTTCTCCAACCTGATCTGCTGAATACGCTTGATCTTCTCCTGGAGAAACACAGAGGTAGGCGGATCAATACACTATGCAAACCAAACGGTGTTGCAGTGGTAAAACAAGGATACCCTCCATAGTCAAGGCGGGAGACGGTTTGACAGGAAGTGGGGCCACATAAAGAATGCCCTACCTGCTGCTTG
This genomic stretch from Salvelinus fontinalis isolate EN_2023a chromosome 41, ASM2944872v1, whole genome shotgun sequence harbors:
- the LOC129840427 gene encoding bromodomain adjacent to zinc finger domain protein 2B-like isoform X6 — its product is MESGERLASPAPPTLPTARTSSPAASSSSSSSSSPAPKSSLAPSHAASLGSTLSTSGRLYGAMSDQQPYTLSSAFPLVSHPAFGLYTTSSGRPEFGGLGSLGSLGSLGMSAALAAHPQLGALTEWWRAAEAHSRGAAAFLPPFLGLPTMFTPHIQQNHSPMQPPSRTPSKNGQIPKGVNGAVNGSGVSSPTLQGSYSMNASPSLGASQSVKGPKARGPRSSPHSQSHTAELQLEKVPHKPKDKKPSKKPAEVAGVSDSESGSSSDSSSNGAISSDLEDLGGEEDDDDDDDDDDDEDEEEDGKCEAWNSEKEKARRAKKKMKIGTLSSGMKEAQDKRNNLPHSLPSDPPILVPSQHCPSPPTLSQSSPLSLQTSWPREEGLQQHLSVIQSTGLAASSKPLALLTQPRRETSPSPLSASPIPLITSPKGRTTSSPKPPKLLPSSPQNLPLSLCTSLSRSVPLSSSPQSFPLLTSPMANSQQPKPLKTPGSGKASKRKLLEDSLSQINEFRLKQSLLSQGQTFPAAQPKKQQGHRTSRKAAGVKSSSLPPPKLSSPESLGGGGRSTRLPPAPLPPPPQNNHSNLFLSSALLGLAAHPNGVIQSTTAQDAPLALITKPRKDFNKDLSGAGASLSLPVNLSTGGRVHSASSQAPPARPATSPSPATARGPRKIKAPKTPKLQAPNLQVQAHALAPMAAWKGLSQSHLVQSLVDLFRGAEAGLPGLPGLPSSKDSDDSVEDDDDDDDDDDDDLDDLEDDEEDSDDSLSDSDSNSDSDADVSGGKLKDPKLKLPSSGSASKREKTPLKLTKGHASLLSNSTNHTATSCSPLNLQVIKTPNIVTSSSALAYHSSPSSSYSLAMPPGAGKRKRVMDEQELRIPLELGWQRETRIKSVSGKMQGDVAYYAPCGKKLRQYPDVMKYLSRNGISGITRDNFSFSAKIMVGDFYEAREGPQGLQWSLLKDEDVIPHILAMEGRRGRPPNSERQRGAEGGKGSRRRKGRPPNVGEGLGLGAEVPSPSEAKLLRKLEAQEIARQAAQMKMMRKLEKQAMARAAKEARKQQAIMAAEERRKQKEQMKIIKQQEKIKRIQQIRLEKEMRAQQILEAKRRKKEEVANAKVMEAEKRIKEKEMRRQHAVILKHQERERRRQHGMLMKAVEARKKAEERERLRQEKRDEKRLNKERKLELRRLELEIARELKKPNEDMCLADHKPLPEFSRIPGLILPGGAVSDCLMLMQFLRGFGKVLGFDVGVDVPTLGMLQEGLLNVGDSMGHVQDLLVRLLSLAVCDPGLPPGHKTKTMLGDHLTNVGINRDNVSEVLQMYMGAHCGQTELAELALSLKTKAFQAHTPAQKASILGFLANELACSKSVVSEIDKNLDHMTNMRKDKWLIEGKLKKLRTIHAKRTGKRDASMGGEETQPLGTPSSGLKRKRKAGAESDEDDDEDEDSDDLADEDDEEEEEEMKKGKKVETCDEDDGDQSISVEELEKQIEKLAKQQHQVRRKLFEASHSLRSMMYGQDRYRRRYWVLPHCGGVFIEAMESGEAAGELDKERERRRTAAGEVHIKEEPQEEEVQKKKPGGVGEEERSVYTAVGSEEGKEEKKGSPNLFLLQSASLSKLTTLLHVAKDVAKETREAEADPRPKYNGSPTPPSVTTTTITTPPSYAAHNASLPALPTSPCALTAPNLPCEEAKPGFPTSTSSPSSFSSLLSPPPQLFSPMKTSTLTPTPPQLQYLPSDQLLRVLTERSGHWFTLLPRSPCDDTSLTTSPSPGPGPLQSSPLPSSSLTRPRSPPASPALPLTPSAASSSASPHHPAGFINYPLSALQGKAGGSLLGLSAFCGGWPSGMMSPSQLPFCSSPLPGHSGQASVSSKSESPVPPGEKLSSTVPSPTMMEVPKHSDHPTPRPIPEEMLSGWWRVSDSEELRSLVESLHSRGVREKGLHRQMHKYMELIPQVCTKHRDAAMIELCELEESQVSVESVRGWCVEEQAMEMDIAVLQQVEELERKVTTASLQVKGWMYPEPQSEREDLVYHEHKPLPKHQPAAGGAADKDQPEDKADHKAGGVVRHADNPLDIAVTRLADLERNIERRYLRSPLGTTIQIRLDNVGAIGTVTVPAPSSSADREGGEEEVAHGMKVWRKALGDVRSAAQLAMCLQQLQKSIAWERSIMKVYCQICRKGDNEDLLLLCDGCDKGCHTYCHKPKITTIPEGDWYCPACISKASGPSPKNKKLPSKPVAGGSGKKPTAAEAKRNGKQAGNSNGNVEVSEDDSASANSTPKKGGGAKEPPSRKRKGEESPAPSQAPPTSPSQESPMVCVKRAKTARDNNRDLGLCRVLLAELERHQDAWPFLNPVNTKGIPGYRKVIKKPMDFATIREKLISSQYQNLETFIIDVNLVFDNCEKFNEDNSDIGRAGHNMRKFFDKRWTELLKQIN